A genomic window from Sparus aurata chromosome 14, fSpaAur1.1, whole genome shotgun sequence includes:
- the LOC115595231 gene encoding anionic trypsin-2-like isoform X1, translating to MGGMTGSLLLLLWAGVSVSTMVDLQKRIINGHDCNNNERQYHVQLQIQKPTALSDFCGGSLIGNQWILTAAHCWQPGWLITAILRVHPRGNEVNVPIHMNNIHKEGTADIMLLKLPAPANGVHQIALPDCVRHPLPRNVMVQIAGHGSTTAGPGGTRTPGMVQHLKCANIRAVDCPRFNQNLYQRKFCGATTDRNNPVGGCLGDSGGGVVYNNRIYGVISGVHPTHVCTGPDNYEGVCGSMQWIENTMRNN from the exons ATGGGTGGCATGACAGGAAGTCTTCTCCTTTTGCTGTGGGCTG GTGTCTCAGTGAGCACCATGGTGGATCTGCAGAAGAGAATCATTAACGGTCACGACTGTAATAACAACGAGCGTCAGTACCATGTGCAGTTGCAAATACAAAAACCGACTGCCCTTAGCGACTTCTGTGGTGGCTCTCTGATCGGAAACCAGTGGATTCTGACTGCAGCTCACTGCTGGCAGCCGGGATG GTTAATCACAGCAATTCTACGTGTGCACCCACGTGGTAACGAAGTCAATGTGCCAATCCACATGAATAACATTCATAAAGAGGGTACAGCTGACATCATGCTGCTGAAACTGCCTGCACCTGCAAATGGTGTTCATCAAATAGCGCTTCCTGACTGTGTTCGTCATCCTCTTCCCAGGAA tgtgatggttcagATTGCAGGTCATGGATCCACCACTGCAGGTCCTGGTGGAACAAGAA CTCCTGGTATGGTACAACATCTCAAATGTGCAAACATCAGGGCTGTTGACTGTCCACGGTTCAACCAAAATCTGTATCAGCGGAAGTTCTGTGGCGCAACTACTGACAGAAATAATCCAGTGGGTGGATGTTTG GGCGACTCTGGTGGAGGAGTCGTGTACAATAACAGGATTTATGGTGTCATTAGTGGAGTTCATCCCACACACGTCTGTACTGGTCCGGATAATTACGAGGGGGTCTGTGGATCCATGCAGTGGATCGAAAATACCATGAGAAATAATTGA
- the LOC115595231 gene encoding anionic trypsin-2-like isoform X2 has translation MGGMTGSLLLLLLAGVSVSTMVDLQKRIINGHDCNNNERQYHVQLQIQKPTALSDFCGGSLIGNQWILTAAHCWQPGWLITAILRVHPRGNEVNVPIHMNNIHKEGTADIMLLKLPAPANGVHQIALPDCVRHPLPRNVMVQIAGHGSTTAGPGGTRTPGMVQHLKCANIRAVDCPRFNQNLYQRKFCGATTDRNNPVGGCLGDSGGGVVYNNRIYGVISGVHPTHVCTGPDNYEGVCGSMQWIENTMRNN, from the exons ATGGGTGGCATGACAGGAAGTCTTCTCCTTTTGCTGTTGGCCG GTGTCTCAGTGAGCACCATGGTGGATCTGCAGAAGAGAATCATTAACGGTCACGACTGTAATAACAACGAGCGTCAGTACCATGTGCAGTTGCAAATACAAAAACCGACTGCCCTTAGCGACTTCTGTGGTGGCTCTCTGATCGGAAACCAGTGGATTCTGACTGCAGCTCACTGCTGGCAGCCGGGATG GTTAATCACAGCAATTCTACGTGTGCACCCACGTGGTAACGAAGTCAATGTGCCAATCCACATGAATAACATTCATAAAGAGGGTACAGCTGACATCATGCTGCTGAAACTGCCTGCACCTGCAAATGGTGTTCATCAAATAGCGCTTCCTGACTGTGTTCGTCATCCTCTTCCCAGGAA tgtgatggttcagATTGCAGGTCATGGATCCACCACTGCAGGTCCTGGTGGAACAAGAA CTCCTGGTATGGTACAACATCTCAAATGTGCAAACATCAGGGCTGTTGACTGTCCACGGTTCAACCAAAATCTGTATCAGCGGAAGTTCTGTGGCGCAACTACTGACAGAAATAATCCAGTGGGTGGATGTTTG GGCGACTCTGGTGGAGGAGTCGTGTACAATAACAGGATTTATGGTGTCATTAGTGGAGTTCATCCCACACACGTCTGTACTGGTCCGGATAATTACGAGGGGGTCTGTGGATCCATGCAGTGGATCGAAAATACCATGAGAAATAATTGA